From the genome of Nicotiana sylvestris chromosome 2, ASM39365v2, whole genome shotgun sequence, one region includes:
- the LOC104249226 gene encoding peptide methionine sulfoxide reductase A5 produces MKVDKSNSSFLSPFLCLTIILLALNPVVSIRFPDRIPEVPKDPSNQPLQTAVFALGCFWRSEAAFGCLNGVVRTSVGYAGGSKPNPEYRSLGDHAECVQVEYDPEVIGFRQLLEVFWSNHDSRQVFGQGPDVGNQYRSIIFTSGTEESRLAAVSKEREQSKSKSSIVTTQIQQLEAFHPAEPEHQKFELKRNPFLLQLMGNLPEEELERSTLAAKLNGYAAELCPSRIQKQIDAKINDIIKRGWPILREI; encoded by the exons ATGAAAGTCGATAAGAGCAATTCCTCCTTTTTATCTCCATTTCTCTGTCTTACAATCATTCTATTGGCATTGAATCCagttgtgagcatcagattccCAGATCGGATCCCTGAGGTTCCAAAGGATCCTTCTAATCAGCCATTGCAAACTGCAGTTTTCGCTCTTGGATGCttctggaggtccgaagctgcatTTGGCTGTCTCAACGGCGTCGTTAGAACTTCTGTCGGTTATGCTGGTGGTTCTAAACCCAATCCTGAGTACAGAAGTTTGGGCGATCACGCTGAATGTGTACAG GTCGAATATGATCCCGAAGTAATTGGTTTTAGACAACTTTTGGAGGTCTTCTGGTCTAATCACGATTCTAGGCAAGTCTTTGGGCAAGGTCCTGATGTGGGTAACCAGTACAG GTCTATTATTTTCACAAGCGGCACCGAGGAGTCCCGATTGGCTGCTGTTAGCAAGGAAAGAGAACAATCAAAGTCAAAGAGCAGCATTGTAACCACTCAAATTCAACAGCTCGAAGCTTTTCATCCTGCTGAGCCTGAACATCAG AAATTTGAGCTTAAGCGGAACCCATTCCTCCTACAATTGATGGGAAACTTGCCTGAGGAGGAGCTTGAGAGGTCAACACTTGCTGCAAAACTAAATGGCTATGCAGCAGAGCTCTGTCCATCACGGATCCAAAAGCAAATTGATGCAAAGATCAATGATATTATTAAGAGAGGTTGGCCCATTCTCAGAGAAATATAG